Sequence from the Candidatus Wallbacteria bacterium genome:
ACCTGGTTTGCTACAATGACTGTGCCCTGCACGCAGCCCAGAGTTTCGGGCAGGCCATAGTCTCGCTTGATCCATCAACCGATACAGCCAAGATCGTGGAAGCCTGGAAAAAGGCCAACACTTCATTCGATGCCCATGCAGCCCAAGCCTGGGCTGCCTGCACGGCTTCCGGATACACAAGCGGCGGAGGTAAGGAGTCAGGTGCCTGGTACAGCACAAGCTCGTTTACCCCTTCGAAAGGCTCCCGGACAGTTAAAATCAGCGATAAAGTCAGCTATACATTCCCAGTCGAACGCACTGCATCAAGCCTTCCAGTCCTGAGCGCTGAACCGGAAGCGAATCTCGATCTCAAAGCTTCACCAGTCAGACAGAAAAACCTGGATTCAGGAGCAATTCGCGCAGAGTTCAAGGACTGCACACTTCCCTGCGACCTGAATGCCAGTCAGGCTATCGAAACCGCCTCAGCCTTTATCAAGGAGAATGGAGGCCTGCCTGAGGATGCTGTTGCTCTAATGGCGATCCCGGTAGTTCAGATCGATCTTTCAGGCAAAAAAGAAGTGATCAATTATTTCGTTTCTTTTGCCCGCTGCTGGATGGGTCTTGAAATCTCCGGCCGCACAGGCGACAGCATCAACCTGCTGATCGGAAAAAATGGCGTGATCAGCTATTCCAGACTCTGGCGGAACATTTCCGATAACAGAAACCGCTTCAGCGACAAACTGCTTCCAGCGGACGAAGCGCTGGCCAAAGCTGCTGATGCCATTTCGCACTCGATCAGAAATGGTTCAGTCTGCATTACCACAGCCAAGCTGGGTTATCATTCACCTTCATATCAGATTGGCGGCCAGGTGGATCTTGTTCCCTGTTATCATTTCTATGACACACGCGGGATGTGCTTTAATGTAGATGCAGTCAGCGGAGAATTGCTGAAATAAAGCTCAACCTGAGCATGATTAATTCAGAATCTCACAGATAATCCGCCGTTCAACCGCAGAGAAGTAAACATTAAGTGGCAGGACAGCCACGATCAGAGCGCCTTCGAAAAAGCTTTCCTTGATCCGTCCCTCTATCAGCTCTTTCCTGAACAGGGCGTTTTTATCGATGGCGAAATTGTAGATACCGTCGCCTACCAGGTCAAGATAAAAATGCGATCCATAGGAAAACTCAGGCAGATGCTGCTCCAGCGGATACTCCGCTATGATCCTCGCATTGTTGATACTCTTGTAACTGACAGGAACGCCCAGTTCAGGGCAACTGGAACCTGCCCTTCCTGGCAGCAGTAAGAAATAGTCCTTAAGGCGCCGGTTAAGTTCCCCGATCTTCTTACTGAGTTCGTATTTCTGATCCTGACTCAGACCGGTATATTTCCTGTCTTCAACATAAACCAGGGTCTCGATCCCCTCGACCCTGGCATTGGGACACGGCCAGATCGCATCCACGAACTTCCGGTCCTGCTGTATTGCAACCATCTTCTCGTCCTGGTTGAATTCCACATACATGCTGAGAGGGCGGCACTGGAGCAGATACAGCTCTTCTCCGCAGACCGCAAATTCAGTATCCATAGCATTTCTGGCCAGTATGGAGTTGACATTCCTGATCAGTTCCATATTTATCAGTGTTTTAAAGCAGTTTTTAAAGGAAGAGTAGCTGTCCAGGTTTTTCAGGAGCCGCTTGCCGTCCACCACGAACTGCAGCCTGTTGACCAGGTCGTTCGCCACTTCCGGTTTTTTCTCAAAATAGGTTCTGATGGCATCTGTGTCAAATCCGGACAGAGTGTCGTCCTTCAGATGATGATAAATCTCTACCAGCGCCAGGCTGATCTCGTCGTCAGCAAAATCCAGCTGGGATTCGTTCAGGATCCTGATGATCTCAGCTACTGTGTCCCATTTGGAATCATTGAGAAACTGCACCAGGTGGCGCTTGGAATAATGAAATTCAATCACTTTCAAGGCTTCCTTGAGACGCATTCCCCATCTGCCGATATCCTCAAAAGTGACAAATGGATAGCCAGAACTGAAATTTTCGGGATAAGCAGGGCTTAGTGAACCTGTGTCCCTGTCGGCAATGCTGACTATTTCCTCAATGCCGGATAGTGAGGAAAGCCCTTTCAGGTCCTCAAGTTTGATCCTTTTCACAGTCTGTTTGAAATTGTGCTCATCCAGGTCAAGTACATGAATAGTCCGCTGGGATTGCTTGAGGAATTCCTCCATTTCCTTGACAGGTCTCGA
This genomic interval carries:
- a CDS encoding PEP/pyruvate-binding domain-containing protein — encoded protein: MKEHLLEELVKKICCDGGFLKWAIENKGLAVIYLQYKKRGPVKDQLEKKTLLESLSRLLISGNEHCVSLIGELFEYDDLIKIEDRIIGKGKIGGKTTGMLLAYNALRNYGLLEFKLRIPDSWFIGSSVFTDFLIRNGLSRFEHVKFLKDSYEENYREFVDALPITEFDPEIVDKIKGLLDQTSGEPLILRSSSLLEDSFGTPFAGKYESYFLPNAFSPLENLEMFLNAVKHIYSSVYDPNALEYRKKKNLLHEYEAMAILVQKVVGVRLDQPDGRRFFMPLFSGVGFSQNCYPWSDSVRQEDGVLRLALGLGTAVVDVSESERTFMCDLSNFSRPVKEMEEFLKQSQRTIHVLDLDEHNFKQTVKRIKLEDLKGLSSLSGIEEIVSIADRDTGSLSPAYPENFSSGYPFVTFEDIGRWGMRLKEALKVIEFHYSKRHLVQFLNDSKWDTVAEIIRILNESQLDFADDEISLALVEIYHHLKDDTLSGFDTDAIRTYFEKKPEVANDLVNRLQFVVDGKRLLKNLDSYSSFKNCFKTLINMELIRNVNSILARNAMDTEFAVCGEELYLLQCRPLSMYVEFNQDEKMVAIQQDRKFVDAIWPCPNARVEGIETLVYVEDRKYTGLSQDQKYELSKKIGELNRRLKDYFLLLPGRAGSSCPELGVPVSYKSINNARIIAEYPLEQHLPEFSYGSHFYLDLVGDGIYNFAIDKNALFRKELIEGRIKESFFEGALIVAVLPLNVYFSAVERRIICEILN